In Synechococcus sp. KORDI-52, one genomic interval encodes:
- the coaD gene encoding pantetheine-phosphate adenylyltransferase, whose amino-acid sequence MRALYPGSFDPLTNGHMDLIERAVSLFGEVVVAVLSNPSKRPAFSVEARIEQIRTATRHLSGVEVISFDGLTVNCAVTHRADLILRGLRAMSDFEYELQIAHTNRSLAEDLETVFMATTARHSFLSSSVVKEVARFGGSIDHMVPPEVAKDLNRLFNSAFSAS is encoded by the coding sequence ATGCGGGCTCTCTACCCCGGCAGTTTCGACCCTCTCACCAATGGTCATATGGACCTGATCGAGCGGGCCGTGAGCCTGTTTGGTGAGGTGGTCGTTGCGGTGCTCAGCAATCCGAGCAAGCGGCCTGCGTTCAGCGTCGAAGCACGGATCGAACAGATCCGCACCGCGACGCGCCATCTCTCCGGCGTTGAGGTGATCAGTTTCGATGGCCTCACCGTCAACTGTGCCGTCACCCATCGCGCCGACCTGATCCTGAGGGGCCTGCGAGCGATGAGTGACTTCGAATACGAACTGCAGATCGCCCACACCAACCGCTCCTTAGCGGAGGATCTGGAGACGGTGTTTATGGCCACCACGGCGCGCCACAGCTTTCTCAGCAGCTCTGTTGTGAAGGAAGTGGCCCGTTTCGGTGGATCGATCGACCATATGGTGCCGCCAGAGGTGGCGAAGGACCTCAACAGGCTCTTTAATTCAGCTTTCTCCGCCAGCTGA
- a CDS encoding flavin reductase family protein → MSLDVDAKKVLLRKIPHGLFICGVRNGDEVNGFTASWVTQGSFEPPLVVMGVRADSSSHAIIEATGSFSLNVLRADQKDLAAVFFKPQKALGGRFEAAPFEEGELGLPLLTDAVGGVECELVGSIKHGDHTVFVGEVKTARLIADGEALNLASTGWNYGG, encoded by the coding sequence ATGAGCCTCGACGTCGACGCCAAGAAGGTCCTGCTTCGCAAGATCCCCCACGGACTCTTCATCTGCGGCGTGCGCAACGGCGATGAGGTGAACGGTTTCACGGCCAGCTGGGTGACCCAGGGATCGTTCGAACCGCCGTTGGTGGTGATGGGCGTTCGGGCTGACAGCAGCAGTCACGCCATCATCGAGGCCACCGGCAGTTTCTCCCTCAACGTGCTGCGGGCCGATCAGAAAGATCTGGCAGCCGTGTTTTTCAAGCCCCAGAAGGCGCTCGGTGGTCGCTTTGAAGCAGCACCCTTCGAGGAAGGTGAACTTGGTCTTCCCCTGCTCACCGATGCCGTCGGTGGTGTGGAGTGCGAGCTCGTGGGTTCGATCAAGCACGGTGACCACACCGTCTTTGTGGGAGAAGTGAAAACGGCGCGTCTGATCGCCGATGGCGAGGCTCTTAACCTGGCCAGCACTGGCTGGAACTACGGCGGCTGA
- the uvrC gene encoding excinuclease ABC subunit UvrC — MDAASSAPLLTQPERLECRLKEIPAEPGCYLMRDGDDRILYVGKSKALRSRVRSYFRSRHDLSPRIRLMTRQVCEIEFIVTDSEAEALVLESNLIKNHQPHFNVLLKDDKKYPYLCITWSEAYPRIFITRRRRFRSPLDRFYGPYVDVGLLRRTLFLVKRVFPLRQRPRPMYPDRTCLNYSIGRCPGVCQEKISSEDYHRTLRKVAMVFQGRSDELQQLLQEQMERYAERMDYESAARVRDQLQGLDQLTADQKMSLPDSSVSRDVLALAFDERLAAVQLFQMRAGKLVGRLGYTADASGLEPGLILQRVIEEHYSQVDSVEVPPQLLVQHALPQQTLMEEWLSEQRERRVQIHCPQRQQKADLIELVQRNAEFELLRAKQGQEKQSLATEDLAQLLELPTPPRRIEGYDISHIQGSDAVASQVVFIDGLPAKQHYRKYKIRSSSIRAGHSDDFMAMAEIMRRRFRRWARAKAEGVDVGALRHKGGSALQTDGLNDWPDVVMIDGGKGQLSAVMEALRELDLHEDLNVCSLAKQREEVFLPGESQPLESEPDQLGVVLLRRLRDEAHRFAVSFHRQQRGERMKRSRLSDIPGVGPKRVKDLLAHFHSIDAIQLASVETLSKAPGVGPALARDIHDFFHPSDDGSDADARTALEEQPQGLSA; from the coding sequence GTGGATGCCGCCTCCAGTGCACCGCTGCTGACGCAGCCCGAGCGTCTTGAATGCCGCCTGAAGGAGATCCCTGCTGAGCCGGGTTGCTATCTGATGCGGGACGGCGACGACCGGATCCTCTACGTCGGCAAATCGAAGGCTTTGCGCAGCCGCGTGCGCAGCTATTTCCGCAGCCGCCACGATCTGTCGCCAAGGATCCGGCTGATGACCCGCCAGGTCTGTGAGATCGAATTCATCGTCACCGACAGCGAGGCGGAGGCCCTCGTTCTCGAATCCAACCTGATCAAAAACCATCAGCCGCACTTCAACGTGTTGCTGAAAGACGACAAGAAATATCCCTACCTCTGCATTACCTGGAGTGAGGCCTACCCACGGATTTTCATCACCCGTCGCCGTCGCTTCCGCAGCCCTCTCGATCGCTTTTACGGTCCTTATGTCGATGTCGGCCTGCTGCGCCGCACCCTGTTCCTGGTGAAGAGGGTGTTCCCGCTTCGGCAACGGCCACGACCGATGTACCCCGATCGCACGTGCCTCAACTACAGCATTGGGCGCTGTCCGGGGGTCTGCCAGGAAAAAATCAGCTCAGAGGACTATCACCGCACACTGCGCAAGGTGGCGATGGTGTTCCAGGGACGCAGTGATGAACTGCAGCAGCTGCTTCAGGAGCAAATGGAGCGGTATGCCGAGCGGATGGACTACGAATCCGCGGCCCGGGTTCGTGATCAACTTCAGGGGCTGGATCAGCTCACCGCCGACCAGAAGATGAGTTTGCCGGACTCCTCCGTGAGTCGGGATGTGCTGGCCCTTGCCTTCGATGAACGCTTGGCGGCCGTGCAGCTGTTTCAGATGCGCGCTGGGAAGTTGGTGGGACGTCTCGGCTACACCGCCGACGCTTCAGGCCTGGAACCGGGACTGATTCTGCAACGGGTGATCGAAGAGCACTACAGCCAGGTGGACTCCGTTGAGGTGCCCCCCCAGCTGTTGGTGCAGCACGCTCTGCCCCAGCAGACATTGATGGAGGAATGGCTCTCGGAACAGCGGGAGCGCCGGGTTCAGATCCACTGCCCGCAGCGCCAGCAGAAGGCTGACCTGATTGAACTGGTGCAGCGCAATGCGGAGTTTGAGTTGCTCCGCGCCAAGCAGGGTCAGGAGAAGCAGTCGTTGGCCACGGAGGATCTGGCCCAACTGCTGGAGTTGCCGACCCCGCCGCGGCGGATCGAGGGGTACGACATCAGCCACATCCAGGGCAGTGATGCGGTGGCCTCCCAGGTGGTGTTCATCGACGGACTGCCCGCCAAGCAGCACTACCGCAAGTACAAGATCCGCAGCAGCAGCATCCGCGCCGGCCACAGCGACGACTTCATGGCGATGGCGGAGATCATGCGCCGCCGTTTTCGGCGCTGGGCCCGAGCCAAGGCGGAGGGGGTGGATGTGGGTGCCCTGCGTCACAAAGGCGGCAGTGCCTTGCAGACCGACGGCCTCAATGACTGGCCTGATGTGGTGATGATTGACGGCGGTAAAGGCCAGCTTTCGGCAGTGATGGAGGCCCTGCGGGAGTTGGATCTTCACGAGGATCTCAACGTGTGCTCCCTTGCCAAGCAGCGTGAAGAGGTGTTTCTCCCCGGCGAAAGCCAGCCGCTGGAGAGTGAACCGGATCAGCTCGGGGTTGTGCTTCTTCGCCGCCTGCGGGACGAAGCCCACCGTTTCGCCGTCAGCTTCCACCGCCAGCAACGGGGTGAACGGATGAAGCGTTCACGCCTCTCGGACATCCCCGGGGTTGGGCCCAAGCGGGTCAAGGATCTCTTGGCTCACTTCCATTCGATTGATGCCATCCAACTGGCATCGGTTGAGACCTTGTCGAAGGCCCCTGGGGTGGGCCCGGCGCTGGCACGCGACATCCACGATTTCTTTCATCCTTCCGACGATGGCAGCGACGCTGATGCCAGGACTGCTTTAGAAGAGCAGCCTCAGGGACTCTCCGCATGA
- a CDS encoding cryptochrome/photolyase family protein, which translates to MDLSLVFPHQLFEQHPALRPGRVVALIEDPLLFGCDPRWPIQVHRQRLLLHRASMNAYAEMLQARGFTVLRVLQGQAASTAEILGDLLEQGYRAFHLADPVDDVLTRRISAFASRHGCGLEIVATPMLLTPDAVIEDHFGSGKKPLMGRFYEMQRKRLDLLIDLDGGPVGGRWSFDADNRKKLPKGILVPEPPAERSSGSVALVEAARQQLIGEGVAGIGSWDGFHYPVTHGDAARWLDQFLEQRLRQFGAYEDAISAQHQVMWHSVLTPMLNIGLLTPQQVLDRTLERAEAGDIPFNSLEGFLRQIVGWREFMAAMYRRHGVEMRKGNFWGFDDRPIPSAFYTASTGLAPIDDAIRHALETGYCHHIERLMLLGNVMLLCGFHPTRIYTWFMELFVDAYDWVMVPNVYGMSQFADGGIFTTKPYLSGSNYVRKMSDYRKGEWCDTWDGLFWTFIHRHQDFFRRQYRLAMMARNLDRMAPDVLLAHQRRASDFLDALT; encoded by the coding sequence GTGGATCTCAGTCTTGTTTTTCCCCATCAGTTGTTTGAGCAGCATCCTGCGCTTCGGCCGGGGCGGGTCGTGGCCCTGATCGAGGATCCGCTGCTGTTCGGTTGCGATCCCCGCTGGCCGATCCAGGTGCATCGGCAGCGACTGCTTTTGCATCGGGCCTCGATGAATGCCTACGCCGAGATGCTTCAGGCCAGGGGCTTTACCGTGTTGCGGGTGCTGCAGGGGCAGGCGGCCAGCACGGCTGAGATCCTCGGTGATCTGCTCGAGCAGGGCTACCGGGCCTTTCATCTGGCGGATCCGGTGGACGATGTTCTGACCCGGCGGATCTCCGCCTTCGCGTCACGCCATGGCTGTGGTCTGGAGATCGTCGCCACCCCGATGCTGCTTACCCCAGATGCCGTCATCGAGGACCATTTCGGTTCCGGCAAGAAGCCCCTAATGGGTCGCTTCTACGAGATGCAGCGCAAGCGACTGGACCTGCTGATCGATCTTGATGGTGGTCCTGTCGGTGGCCGCTGGAGTTTCGATGCCGACAACCGCAAGAAGCTCCCCAAGGGAATCCTGGTTCCAGAGCCCCCTGCCGAACGCTCGAGCGGCTCGGTTGCCCTCGTTGAGGCTGCACGGCAGCAGCTGATCGGGGAGGGTGTGGCCGGCATCGGCAGCTGGGACGGGTTCCATTACCCCGTCACCCATGGCGATGCAGCCCGTTGGTTGGATCAATTCCTCGAACAACGCCTGCGCCAGTTCGGGGCTTACGAAGATGCGATCAGCGCCCAGCACCAGGTGATGTGGCACAGCGTGCTCACGCCGATGCTCAACATCGGTCTGCTCACGCCGCAGCAGGTGCTGGATCGAACGCTGGAGCGGGCTGAAGCCGGTGACATCCCCTTCAATTCACTGGAGGGCTTTCTGCGTCAGATCGTCGGCTGGCGGGAGTTCATGGCGGCGATGTACCGACGCCATGGGGTGGAGATGCGCAAGGGCAATTTCTGGGGCTTCGACGATCGGCCGATCCCTTCCGCCTTCTACACCGCATCCACTGGTCTGGCCCCGATTGATGACGCCATCCGTCATGCCCTTGAGACCGGGTATTGCCATCACATCGAACGCCTGATGTTGCTGGGCAATGTGATGCTCCTCTGCGGATTCCATCCAACCCGGATCTACACCTGGTTCATGGAGCTGTTCGTGGATGCCTACGACTGGGTGATGGTGCCCAACGTCTACGGCATGAGTCAGTTCGCTGATGGTGGCATCTTCACCACCAAGCCCTATCTCTCCGGCTCGAACTACGTGCGCAAGATGTCGGATTACCGCAAAGGTGAGTGGTGTGACACCTGGGATGGCCTGTTCTGGACGTTCATCCATCGCCATCAGGACTTCTTCCGGCGCCAATACCGCCTCGCGATGATGGCCCGCAACCTGGATCGCATGGCTCCCGACGTTCTGTTGGCCCATCAGCGCCGGGCCAGCGATTTTCTTGACGCGCTCACCTGA
- the hemJ gene encoding protoporphyrinogen oxidase HemJ encodes MTFSPEAYLWFKTLHIVGVVVWFAGLFYLVRLFIYHVETEELAPELQQPFRDQYTLMEKRLANIITTPGMAVAVSMAIGLLLAQPSWLQQGWMHAKLGFVAALLAYHVFCYRLMGQLQAGTCAWSGKQLRALNELPTLLLVIVVMLVVFKTQFPTSAATWFIVALVVFMAASIQFYARWRRLRAEASAKA; translated from the coding sequence ATGACGTTTTCGCCCGAGGCCTACCTCTGGTTCAAGACCCTGCACATCGTTGGGGTTGTGGTGTGGTTTGCGGGCCTGTTCTATCTGGTGCGCCTGTTCATTTATCACGTTGAAACCGAGGAACTGGCGCCGGAACTGCAGCAGCCGTTCCGCGATCAGTACACCTTGATGGAGAAACGCCTCGCCAACATCATCACCACGCCGGGAATGGCTGTGGCGGTGTCGATGGCCATCGGGTTGCTGTTGGCTCAGCCCTCCTGGCTTCAGCAGGGCTGGATGCACGCCAAGCTGGGTTTCGTGGCGGCCCTGCTGGCTTATCACGTCTTCTGTTACCGGCTGATGGGCCAACTCCAAGCCGGCACCTGTGCCTGGTCGGGCAAGCAGCTGCGCGCTCTGAATGAGCTGCCCACGCTGCTGCTGGTGATCGTGGTGATGCTGGTGGTGTTCAAAACGCAGTTCCCTACCAGCGCAGCGACCTGGTTCATTGTCGCCCTGGTGGTGTTCATGGCCGCATCAATTCAGTTCTATGCCCGCTGGCGCCGCCTGCGGGCCGAAGCCTCCGCCAAAGCCTGA
- a CDS encoding PHP domain-containing protein, whose amino-acid sequence MPHPLQAVLEQVGPSSCPTTYNFHCHTVCSDGSLEPIELIQQATERGLKHLAVTDHHSSHAHREIQGWLDQRRASGVEVPTVWSGMEISALLKGCLVHVLALGFELNHPALQPYNRGDAVVGESLRAEAVVKAIHDAGGLAVLAHPARYRLGHDVLIDEAARLGFDGGEAWYDYDMQPTWSASPLICEAIDRQLSNLGLLRTCGTDTHGIDLCGR is encoded by the coding sequence ATGCCCCACCCCCTCCAAGCTGTTCTCGAACAAGTGGGGCCGTCGAGCTGTCCCACGACGTATAACTTTCACTGCCACACCGTTTGCAGTGACGGCAGCCTCGAACCGATCGAGCTCATCCAGCAGGCCACCGAGCGGGGGCTCAAGCACCTGGCGGTGACGGATCACCACAGCAGCCATGCCCACCGTGAGATCCAGGGCTGGCTGGATCAGCGGCGTGCCAGTGGTGTTGAGGTGCCCACGGTCTGGAGCGGCATGGAAATCAGTGCACTGCTGAAGGGGTGCCTCGTTCATGTGCTCGCCCTTGGCTTCGAGCTCAACCACCCTGCGCTCCAGCCCTACAACCGTGGTGATGCCGTCGTCGGTGAATCGCTAAGGGCTGAGGCGGTGGTTAAAGCCATCCATGACGCCGGTGGATTGGCAGTGTTGGCCCATCCCGCCCGTTACCGCCTTGGCCATGACGTGCTGATCGATGAGGCGGCCCGGCTTGGTTTCGATGGCGGTGAAGCCTGGTACGACTACGACATGCAACCAACCTGGTCCGCCAGCCCGTTGATCTGCGAGGCCATCGATCGTCAGCTGAGCAACCTTGGCCTTTTGCGTACGTGTGGCACCGATACCCATGGAATTGACCTTTGCGGCCGCTAA
- the cobN gene encoding cobaltochelatase subunit CobN, which yields MHRLATCPGLDPPEDVVLVEQPSADVLFLTSAGTDISCLDACLADCPAWNERIRALPLSCLDHPAQLDHYLNTTAQAARLIMVRLLGSRGHWSYGLEQLQRWCGEGTQRQLIVLAGTADQCNELHGLGSCSAELADQLSALLREGGIDNMGQLLKALEALLEGTHPSPDSVAVVPCPDPMPWDWRDEAGAAVGVVLYRAQFQAGDLALADALTAALRREELRPCLLWVSSLRDPAVQAGVHDLLQHQNAELVIAGTSFASVQAEQAGLGSPLWDRLDRPVLQLLSSSRSRAQWLESSQGLNPMDLSLQVVMPELDARITTRPCGFRDHRQTSGSLATAIPCLEPDQRGIAWLAEHSRRWVELRKTPCAERRVAMVLANYPVRDGRVANGVGLDTPDSTARMLRWLADAGHDLGTETLPGSGDGLMQQLLAGRTNAPEGQHRPALDHLPLTAYQTWWRTVPEPARRLIESRWGPPEAACDLDPNKGFAIHGLRFGHVVVLIQPDRGYDADQIADLHSPDLPPPHRYLAQYLWLRSVHQTQVMLHVGKHGSAEWLPGKSVGLSDACGPELALGPIPHLYPFIVNDPGEGSQAKRRGHAVVLDHLTPPLGRAGLHGPLQRLEGLLDELVEVRQLGGKRAQVLEQSVHASLLALDWPGIPSEEEIRRQPGLLETCLDQAETYLCELKESQIRTGLHRFGVAPSTEAADELLIALARPPRQGQPGLLQAMALQAGLDFDPWQQDEGDKLSEADQACLRLLSGEDCRRVGDGCAWLEQQALLLIRRIIHGEQADGLAEPFRTWSREDPCLQNLHDDLWPRLNGCAAAEEEAFLRGIQGQRIAAGPSGAPSRGRPDVLPTGRNFYSVDLRGLPTEAAWDLGRRSAEQLLDLHLLEQGEPLRHLALSVWGTATMRNGGEDIAQLLALIGVRPVWDGPTRRLVDLEVIPARLLGRPRVDVVLRISGLFRDAFPQLVGWVHQAQSMVAALDEPDELNPLAELTRQGGPQGRIYGSAPGAYGAGLQALIDSGAWDSRADLGQAFLSWSQWSYDGSAAPSLDRSGLEQALGRVQVVLHNQDNREHDLLDSDDYYQFQGGLSAAVEEVSGARPQLWFGDHSRPERPRLHRLEKELDKVMRSRMLNPRWIEGMMQHGYKGAFEMGASLDYLFAYDASTDRVPDWCYGAVCDQWLSDSRILEFLKASNPWVLRDMAERLLEASNRGLWISATDRQLKHLQALVNSSEAQIERGSLIC from the coding sequence ATGCATCGCCTTGCCACCTGTCCGGGTCTGGACCCACCGGAAGATGTGGTGCTCGTCGAGCAGCCGAGCGCTGATGTGCTGTTCCTCACCAGTGCAGGCACTGACATCAGCTGCCTCGACGCCTGCCTGGCGGACTGCCCAGCCTGGAACGAGCGGATCCGGGCATTGCCCCTCAGCTGTCTGGACCACCCAGCCCAGCTGGACCACTACCTCAACACCACGGCTCAGGCCGCACGCTTGATCATGGTACGGCTGCTCGGCAGCCGTGGGCACTGGAGTTACGGCCTGGAGCAACTGCAGCGCTGGTGCGGCGAAGGGACGCAGCGGCAACTGATCGTTCTTGCCGGAACCGCCGATCAGTGCAATGAACTGCACGGGCTGGGCTCCTGCAGTGCTGAACTGGCCGATCAGCTGTCGGCACTGCTGCGGGAAGGTGGCATCGACAACATGGGGCAGCTGCTGAAGGCCCTCGAGGCCCTGCTGGAGGGCACCCACCCATCGCCCGACAGCGTTGCGGTGGTGCCTTGCCCGGATCCGATGCCCTGGGATTGGCGCGATGAAGCGGGGGCTGCAGTGGGTGTGGTGCTGTATCGGGCCCAGTTTCAGGCCGGAGATCTGGCCCTGGCGGATGCCCTCACGGCCGCCCTGCGGCGAGAGGAACTGCGGCCCTGTCTGCTCTGGGTCAGTAGCTTGAGAGACCCAGCGGTGCAGGCCGGCGTTCACGACCTGTTGCAGCACCAAAACGCTGAGCTGGTGATTGCGGGTACGTCTTTTGCCTCGGTTCAGGCCGAACAGGCCGGCCTGGGCAGCCCCCTCTGGGATCGGCTCGATCGACCGGTGTTGCAACTGCTCAGCAGCAGCCGCAGCCGAGCTCAGTGGTTGGAGAGCAGCCAGGGGCTGAATCCGATGGATCTGTCGCTGCAGGTGGTGATGCCTGAGCTGGATGCCCGAATCACGACGCGGCCCTGTGGTTTTCGCGACCATCGGCAAACCAGTGGATCTCTGGCGACGGCCATTCCTTGCCTGGAGCCGGATCAACGGGGGATCGCCTGGCTGGCCGAGCACAGCCGCCGCTGGGTGGAGCTCCGCAAGACCCCATGCGCTGAGCGGCGCGTCGCGATGGTGCTGGCCAACTATCCCGTGCGCGATGGCCGCGTGGCCAATGGCGTTGGCCTGGATACGCCGGACAGCACGGCGCGGATGCTCCGCTGGCTGGCGGACGCCGGCCATGACCTGGGCACGGAGACCTTGCCGGGTTCAGGCGATGGCTTGATGCAACAGCTGTTGGCTGGTCGCACCAATGCCCCGGAGGGACAGCACCGCCCAGCCCTGGATCATCTGCCCCTCACCGCGTATCAGACGTGGTGGAGAACTGTCCCGGAGCCGGCTCGACGCTTAATCGAATCCCGGTGGGGACCTCCAGAAGCTGCCTGCGATCTGGATCCAAACAAGGGGTTTGCCATCCACGGCCTGCGCTTCGGTCATGTGGTGGTGCTGATCCAGCCGGATCGCGGCTACGACGCCGATCAGATCGCCGATCTCCACTCACCGGATCTGCCGCCACCGCACCGGTATCTGGCCCAATACCTCTGGCTGCGCAGCGTGCATCAGACCCAGGTGATGCTGCATGTGGGCAAGCACGGCAGTGCCGAATGGCTGCCGGGCAAGTCGGTGGGGTTGAGCGATGCCTGCGGCCCCGAGCTGGCCTTGGGCCCGATCCCCCACCTGTACCCCTTCATCGTCAACGACCCGGGCGAAGGATCTCAGGCCAAGCGACGTGGTCATGCCGTGGTGCTGGACCACCTCACACCGCCTTTGGGGCGGGCAGGGTTGCATGGACCGCTGCAACGCTTGGAGGGCCTGCTGGATGAGCTGGTGGAGGTGCGGCAGCTGGGAGGGAAGCGGGCCCAGGTGTTGGAACAGTCGGTCCATGCCAGCTTGTTGGCCCTCGACTGGCCCGGAATCCCGAGCGAAGAGGAGATTCGCCGACAACCGGGGCTGCTGGAGACCTGTCTGGATCAGGCGGAGACCTATCTCTGCGAACTCAAGGAATCCCAGATCCGCACAGGCCTTCACCGCTTCGGCGTCGCGCCGTCGACAGAAGCCGCCGATGAACTGCTGATCGCCCTGGCCCGGCCCCCCCGGCAGGGGCAGCCCGGTTTACTGCAGGCCATGGCCCTGCAGGCAGGTCTGGACTTTGATCCCTGGCAGCAGGACGAAGGCGACAAGCTCTCGGAGGCGGATCAGGCCTGTCTGAGGTTGCTGAGTGGCGAAGACTGCCGACGGGTGGGGGATGGTTGCGCCTGGCTGGAGCAGCAGGCCCTGCTCTTGATCAGGCGGATCATCCATGGGGAACAAGCCGACGGACTGGCGGAACCGTTCCGGACCTGGAGCCGGGAGGATCCCTGCCTGCAGAACCTGCACGACGATCTCTGGCCCCGCTTGAACGGTTGTGCCGCCGCCGAAGAAGAGGCATTCCTGCGGGGCATTCAGGGGCAGCGCATCGCTGCTGGGCCCTCAGGGGCACCGAGTCGCGGACGCCCCGATGTACTGCCCACCGGCCGAAATTTCTATTCCGTCGATCTGCGGGGCTTGCCCACGGAAGCCGCCTGGGACCTGGGGCGACGCTCGGCGGAGCAGTTGTTGGATCTGCATCTGCTGGAGCAGGGAGAACCCCTGCGCCATCTGGCTTTGTCGGTCTGGGGAACAGCCACGATGCGCAATGGCGGAGAAGACATCGCTCAGCTGCTAGCCCTGATCGGTGTTCGACCGGTCTGGGATGGCCCCACCCGAAGGTTGGTGGACTTGGAGGTGATTCCAGCCCGCTTGCTGGGGCGACCGCGGGTGGATGTGGTGCTGCGCATCTCCGGGCTGTTTCGCGATGCCTTTCCCCAACTGGTGGGCTGGGTGCATCAGGCCCAGTCGATGGTTGCGGCCCTCGATGAACCGGACGAACTGAATCCCCTGGCCGAGCTCACCCGTCAAGGTGGGCCCCAGGGCCGGATTTATGGATCCGCCCCCGGTGCCTACGGAGCCGGACTGCAAGCCCTGATCGACAGTGGCGCCTGGGACTCCCGAGCAGACCTGGGCCAGGCCTTTCTCAGTTGGAGCCAATGGTCCTATGACGGCAGCGCTGCCCCCAGCCTCGATCGTTCCGGCCTCGAGCAGGCCCTGGGCAGGGTGCAGGTGGTGCTCCACAACCAGGACAACCGCGAGCACGACCTGCTCGATTCCGACGACTACTACCAGTTCCAGGGGGGCCTCAGTGCCGCGGTGGAAGAGGTGTCAGGAGCACGGCCGCAACTGTGGTTTGGAGATCATTCCCGACCAGAACGGCCTCGCCTGCACCGGCTGGAGAAGGAACTGGACAAGGTGATGCGCAGCAGGATGCTGAACCCCCGCTGGATCGAGGGAATGATGCAGCATGGCTACAAGGGTGCCTTCGAGATGGGGGCCAGCCTTGATTACCTTTTTGCCTACGACGCTTCGACCGATCGCGTCCCCGACTGGTGTTACGGCGCGGTCTGCGACCAGTGGCTGAGCGATTCGCGGATTCTGGAGTTCCTGAAAGCGAGCAACCCCTGGGTGCTCCGGGACATGGCCGAAAGGCTGCTAGAGGCCTCAAATCGAGGCCTCTGGATATCAGCGACGGATCGCCAGCTGAAGCACCTCCAAGCTCTGGTGAACAGCAGCGAAGCCCAGATTGAACGGGGCAGCCTTATTTGTTGA
- a CDS encoding branched-chain amino acid transaminase has product MHQFLPYAWFQGQCVPFEEARISIATHALHYGTGAFGGMRAIPDPQNSNTMLLFRADRHARRLSQSARLLLTDLSEDTILSALTAMLQANKPDQPIYLRPFVYTSDLGIAPRLHNIETDFLIYGLPLGDYLSPEGVSCRISSWTRQEDRSLPLRGKISGAYITSSLAKTEAVQSGFDEALLLNSRGKISEASGMNLFLVRDGQLITPGVDQDILEGITRASVIDLAKAMDIPVIERPVDKTELFIADEVFLSGTAAKVTPIRQIESTVLNAKRPVMDALKAKLVAITEGRDPAYEHWVTRIPLS; this is encoded by the coding sequence ATGCATCAGTTCCTGCCCTATGCCTGGTTCCAGGGCCAGTGCGTTCCCTTCGAGGAGGCCAGGATCTCCATCGCCACCCATGCGCTGCACTACGGCACCGGTGCCTTCGGCGGCATGCGCGCCATTCCCGATCCTCAGAACAGCAACACCATGCTGTTGTTCCGTGCTGATCGGCACGCCCGCCGGCTGAGCCAGAGCGCGCGATTGCTGCTCACGGATCTGAGTGAAGACACGATTCTCTCAGCCCTCACCGCGATGCTGCAGGCCAACAAGCCTGACCAGCCGATTTATCTGCGGCCCTTCGTTTACACCAGCGATCTGGGCATCGCCCCGCGCCTGCACAACATCGAGACCGACTTTCTGATCTACGGACTCCCCCTGGGGGATTACCTCTCCCCAGAGGGGGTGAGCTGCCGGATAAGCAGCTGGACCCGCCAGGAAGACCGCTCCCTGCCGCTGCGCGGCAAGATTTCTGGCGCCTATATCACCAGTTCCCTGGCCAAGACGGAAGCCGTACAGAGCGGTTTTGATGAAGCCCTGCTGTTGAACAGTCGCGGCAAGATCAGTGAAGCCAGCGGCATGAACCTGTTCCTGGTGCGTGATGGCCAGCTGATCACGCCTGGTGTTGATCAGGACATCCTCGAGGGCATCACCCGCGCCAGTGTGATTGATCTGGCCAAAGCGATGGACATCCCTGTGATTGAACGTCCGGTCGACAAAACCGAGTTGTTCATCGCCGATGAAGTGTTCCTCTCCGGTACGGCCGCCAAGGTGACGCCGATCCGTCAGATCGAATCGACGGTGCTGAATGCCAAGCGTCCTGTGATGGATGCCCTGAAGGCCAAGCTTGTGGCGATCACCGAAGGGCGAGACCCCGCCTATGAGCACTGGGTCACCCGCATTCCGCTTTCCTGA